Proteins encoded by one window of Glycine soja cultivar W05 chromosome 15, ASM419377v2, whole genome shotgun sequence:
- the LOC114388622 gene encoding uncharacterized protein LOC114388622, producing the protein MAMRRFYNEIKGKRVSEVPEHVKPMLSLNYIKKAIQRGFDNYHAKYIETSSPDPIFHVCYGGMIFSYLVALPHERRHLQHAQQHH; encoded by the coding sequence ATGGCGATGAGGAGATTCTACAACGAGATCAAGGGGAAGAGGGTGAGCGAGGTTCCGGAGCACGTGAAGCCGATGCTGTCGCTGAACTACATCAAGAAGGCGATTCAGAGAGGCTTCGATAATTACCATGCCAAGTACATTGAAACCAGCTCCCCCGATCCCATCTTCCATGTCTGCTACGGCGGCATGATCTTCTCCTACCTCGTTGCTCTCCCCCACGAGCGCCGCCACCTCCAGCACGCCCAGCAGCACCACTGA
- the LOC114388232 gene encoding pathogenesis-related homeodomain protein-like isoform X1 gives MLREQPHRHCFRAIQSSDLYPSFLFHCRGDTESINMRDVNNLNNKGSGKSSYSQEQTKSKLVSSKFKTSSTKRQEKKHKVRSKSHKHRAGTSKSKKTVTHSSVEAPLEDSSNKKVIIRKYRHKTDGKSSQMLSSTKLEGGKNSHSSGIEGNDVDGEAKIKKRKRRKKKRQRNNIDVDDASRLRRRTRYLLIKMKLEQNLIDAYSGEGWKGQSREKIRPEKELLRAKKQILKCKLSIRDAIHQLDSLSSVGSIEDSAIAPDGSVYHENIFCANCKLHEAFPDNDIILCDGTCNRAFHQRCLNPPLDTENIPPGDQGWFCKFCECKIEILEATNAHLGTQFSLDSNWQDVFKEEAAMPDGDIALLNPEEEWPSDDPEDDDYNPERKEDNHNFDTEGADENASNDSTSCSSLLSLNGECPPVDEGICHEYYSVNSCLDSDESGEIACGPRQRKAVDYKKLYDEMYGKDAPPCEQMSEDEDWGPGKRKRREKESDAVNTLMTLHESENKHSDNEKNDRTREGSSGIQIRRSCFRIPLDAVEKLRQVFAENELPPRSVKDSLSKELGLDPEKVSKWFKNARYLALKTRRYQSEGEQLQSFTSKITKDSISQNEEKDELLKSKVSKITVIHSKKDGKNITGKEKNKLSNILLKKRQQKISPPLARENGNKDSMEISNDVKLKKLLKKRKRGVNIIFEGDSQAAELEFERLGKVKMKLDSMKQKLNEVQNCRAKGSNELYLNEPSIIYVPTAQLREKIE, from the exons ATGCTTCGGGAACAACCACACCGTCACTG CTTCAGAGCCATTCAAAGTTCAGATCTTTATCCATCTTTTCTCTTCCATTGCAG GGGTGATACAGAATCAATTAATATGCGGGAtgtgaataatttaaataacaaaggATCTGGAAAATCTAGTTACTCACAGGAACAGACTAAGTCCAAGCTAGTTTCctcgaaattcaaaacaagtAGCACAAAACGCCAAGAGAAGAAACACAAAGTGAGGTCAAAATCTCATAAACACAGAGCTGGTACAAGCAAATCAAAGAAGACAGTTACACATTCTTCTGTCGAGGCACCACTTGAGgattcttcaaataaaaaagtgattatTAGAAAATATCGGCATAAAACTGATGGGAAATCTTCACAGATGCTGTCTTCAACAAAGCTAGAAGGAGGAAAAAATTCTCATAGTTCTGGAATAGAGGGGAATGATGTTGATGGGGAGGCAAAGATTAAAAAAcgtaagagaagaaagaagaaaagacaaAGGAATAACATAGATGTTGATGATGCTTCACGCTTGCGAAGGAGAACAAGGTACctcttaatcaaaatgaagctAGAGCAGAACCTTATTGATGCTTACTCTGGAGAAGGTTGGAAAGGTCAAAG TCGGGAAAAGATTAGGCCAGAAAAGGAGCTACTACGAGCAAAAAAGcagattttaaaatgtaaacttaGTATTCGCGATGCCATACACCAGCTGGATTCTCTTAGTTCTGTGGGTAGCATTGAAGATTCTGCCATTGCTCCAGATGGATCTGTTTATCATGAAAAT ATATTCTGTGCCAATTGCAAACTACATGAAGCTTTCCCAGATAATGATATTATACTCTGTGATGGCACTTGCAATCGTGCTTTTCACCAGAGATGTCTCAATCCTCCTTTGGATACTGAAAATA TTCCTCCTGGAGATCAAGGCTGGTTTTGCAAGTTTTGTGAATGTAAGATAGAAATACTAGAGGCAACAAATGCCCATCTTGGGACTCAATTCTCCCTAGACAGTAATTGGCAG GATGTATTCAAGGAAGAGGCTGCTATGCCTGATGGTGACATTGCATTACTAAATCCTGAAGAAGAATGGCCATCAGACGATCCTGAAGATGATGATTACAATCCAGAGAGGAAAGAAGACAACCACAACTTTGACACAGAAGGAGCTGATGAAAATGCATCCAATGATTCAACCAGTTGTTCCAGTCTGTTGTCTTTGAATGGCGAATGTCCTCCAGTAGATGAAGGCATCTGTCATGAATATTATTCTGTTAATAGCTGCTTAGATTCTGATGAATCTGGGGAAATAGCATGTGGTCCTAGGCAGCGTAAAGCTGTTGACTACAAGAAACTCTATGAT GAAATGTATGGGAAGGATGCTCCACCTTGTGAACAAATGAGTGAAGATGAAGATTGGGGTCCTggcaaaagaaagagaagagaaaaggagtCAGATGCTGTCAATACTCTTATGACTCTGCATGAAAGTGAGAATAAACATTCTgataatgagaaaaatgatagaacgAGAGAAGGTTCTTCAGGCATACAAATAAGAAGATCTTGTTTCAGGATTCCGCTTGATGCAGTTGAG AAACTTCGCCAAGTTTTTGCAGAGAATGAGCTTCCTCCAAGATCTGTGAAGGACAGCCTTTCGAAAGAGTTGGGACTAGATCCTGAAAAG GTTAGCAAATGGTTCAAAAATGCACGTTACTTAGCACTTAAAACCAGAAGG TATCAATCAGAAGGAGAACAGCTTCAGAGTTTCACTTCTAAGATCACAAAGGATTCTATATCTCAAAACGAGGAGAAAGAtgagcttttgaaatcaaaggTCTCCAAAATTACTGTGATTCATTCCAAGAAGGATGGTAAAAACATCACAggcaaagagaaaaataaattatctaacATTCTTTTGAAGAAAAGGCAACAAAAAATATCTCCACCTTTAGCAAGAGAAAATGGCAACAAG GACTCTATGGAGATCAGTAATGATGTTAAGTTGAAGAAACTgttgaaaaaaaggaaaagaggggtaaatattatatttgaagGAGACTCTCAGGCAGCAGAGTTGGAATTTGAAAGACTCGGCAAAGTAAAGATGAAACTAGATAGCATGaagcaaaaattaaatgaagttcAAAATTGCAGAGCAAAGGGTTCAAATGAACTCTATTTAAATGAACCCTCTATTATATATGTACCCACAGCCCAATTAAGGGAAAagattgaataa
- the LOC114388232 gene encoding pathogenesis-related homeodomain protein-like isoform X2, with protein sequence MLREQPHRHWGDTESINMRDVNNLNNKGSGKSSYSQEQTKSKLVSSKFKTSSTKRQEKKHKVRSKSHKHRAGTSKSKKTVTHSSVEAPLEDSSNKKVIIRKYRHKTDGKSSQMLSSTKLEGGKNSHSSGIEGNDVDGEAKIKKRKRRKKKRQRNNIDVDDASRLRRRTRYLLIKMKLEQNLIDAYSGEGWKGQSREKIRPEKELLRAKKQILKCKLSIRDAIHQLDSLSSVGSIEDSAIAPDGSVYHENIFCANCKLHEAFPDNDIILCDGTCNRAFHQRCLNPPLDTENIPPGDQGWFCKFCECKIEILEATNAHLGTQFSLDSNWQDVFKEEAAMPDGDIALLNPEEEWPSDDPEDDDYNPERKEDNHNFDTEGADENASNDSTSCSSLLSLNGECPPVDEGICHEYYSVNSCLDSDESGEIACGPRQRKAVDYKKLYDEMYGKDAPPCEQMSEDEDWGPGKRKRREKESDAVNTLMTLHESENKHSDNEKNDRTREGSSGIQIRRSCFRIPLDAVEKLRQVFAENELPPRSVKDSLSKELGLDPEKVSKWFKNARYLALKTRRYQSEGEQLQSFTSKITKDSISQNEEKDELLKSKVSKITVIHSKKDGKNITGKEKNKLSNILLKKRQQKISPPLARENGNKDSMEISNDVKLKKLLKKRKRGVNIIFEGDSQAAELEFERLGKVKMKLDSMKQKLNEVQNCRAKGSNELYLNEPSIIYVPTAQLREKIE encoded by the exons ATGCTTCGGGAACAACCACACCGTCACTG GGGTGATACAGAATCAATTAATATGCGGGAtgtgaataatttaaataacaaaggATCTGGAAAATCTAGTTACTCACAGGAACAGACTAAGTCCAAGCTAGTTTCctcgaaattcaaaacaagtAGCACAAAACGCCAAGAGAAGAAACACAAAGTGAGGTCAAAATCTCATAAACACAGAGCTGGTACAAGCAAATCAAAGAAGACAGTTACACATTCTTCTGTCGAGGCACCACTTGAGgattcttcaaataaaaaagtgattatTAGAAAATATCGGCATAAAACTGATGGGAAATCTTCACAGATGCTGTCTTCAACAAAGCTAGAAGGAGGAAAAAATTCTCATAGTTCTGGAATAGAGGGGAATGATGTTGATGGGGAGGCAAAGATTAAAAAAcgtaagagaagaaagaagaaaagacaaAGGAATAACATAGATGTTGATGATGCTTCACGCTTGCGAAGGAGAACAAGGTACctcttaatcaaaatgaagctAGAGCAGAACCTTATTGATGCTTACTCTGGAGAAGGTTGGAAAGGTCAAAG TCGGGAAAAGATTAGGCCAGAAAAGGAGCTACTACGAGCAAAAAAGcagattttaaaatgtaaacttaGTATTCGCGATGCCATACACCAGCTGGATTCTCTTAGTTCTGTGGGTAGCATTGAAGATTCTGCCATTGCTCCAGATGGATCTGTTTATCATGAAAAT ATATTCTGTGCCAATTGCAAACTACATGAAGCTTTCCCAGATAATGATATTATACTCTGTGATGGCACTTGCAATCGTGCTTTTCACCAGAGATGTCTCAATCCTCCTTTGGATACTGAAAATA TTCCTCCTGGAGATCAAGGCTGGTTTTGCAAGTTTTGTGAATGTAAGATAGAAATACTAGAGGCAACAAATGCCCATCTTGGGACTCAATTCTCCCTAGACAGTAATTGGCAG GATGTATTCAAGGAAGAGGCTGCTATGCCTGATGGTGACATTGCATTACTAAATCCTGAAGAAGAATGGCCATCAGACGATCCTGAAGATGATGATTACAATCCAGAGAGGAAAGAAGACAACCACAACTTTGACACAGAAGGAGCTGATGAAAATGCATCCAATGATTCAACCAGTTGTTCCAGTCTGTTGTCTTTGAATGGCGAATGTCCTCCAGTAGATGAAGGCATCTGTCATGAATATTATTCTGTTAATAGCTGCTTAGATTCTGATGAATCTGGGGAAATAGCATGTGGTCCTAGGCAGCGTAAAGCTGTTGACTACAAGAAACTCTATGAT GAAATGTATGGGAAGGATGCTCCACCTTGTGAACAAATGAGTGAAGATGAAGATTGGGGTCCTggcaaaagaaagagaagagaaaaggagtCAGATGCTGTCAATACTCTTATGACTCTGCATGAAAGTGAGAATAAACATTCTgataatgagaaaaatgatagaacgAGAGAAGGTTCTTCAGGCATACAAATAAGAAGATCTTGTTTCAGGATTCCGCTTGATGCAGTTGAG AAACTTCGCCAAGTTTTTGCAGAGAATGAGCTTCCTCCAAGATCTGTGAAGGACAGCCTTTCGAAAGAGTTGGGACTAGATCCTGAAAAG GTTAGCAAATGGTTCAAAAATGCACGTTACTTAGCACTTAAAACCAGAAGG TATCAATCAGAAGGAGAACAGCTTCAGAGTTTCACTTCTAAGATCACAAAGGATTCTATATCTCAAAACGAGGAGAAAGAtgagcttttgaaatcaaaggTCTCCAAAATTACTGTGATTCATTCCAAGAAGGATGGTAAAAACATCACAggcaaagagaaaaataaattatctaacATTCTTTTGAAGAAAAGGCAACAAAAAATATCTCCACCTTTAGCAAGAGAAAATGGCAACAAG GACTCTATGGAGATCAGTAATGATGTTAAGTTGAAGAAACTgttgaaaaaaaggaaaagaggggtaaatattatatttgaagGAGACTCTCAGGCAGCAGAGTTGGAATTTGAAAGACTCGGCAAAGTAAAGATGAAACTAGATAGCATGaagcaaaaattaaatgaagttcAAAATTGCAGAGCAAAGGGTTCAAATGAACTCTATTTAAATGAACCCTCTATTATATATGTACCCACAGCCCAATTAAGGGAAAagattgaataa
- the LOC114388232 gene encoding pathogenesis-related homeodomain protein-like isoform X3 gives MRDVNNLNNKGSGKSSYSQEQTKSKLVSSKFKTSSTKRQEKKHKVRSKSHKHRAGTSKSKKTVTHSSVEAPLEDSSNKKVIIRKYRHKTDGKSSQMLSSTKLEGGKNSHSSGIEGNDVDGEAKIKKRKRRKKKRQRNNIDVDDASRLRRRTRYLLIKMKLEQNLIDAYSGEGWKGQSREKIRPEKELLRAKKQILKCKLSIRDAIHQLDSLSSVGSIEDSAIAPDGSVYHENIFCANCKLHEAFPDNDIILCDGTCNRAFHQRCLNPPLDTENIPPGDQGWFCKFCECKIEILEATNAHLGTQFSLDSNWQDVFKEEAAMPDGDIALLNPEEEWPSDDPEDDDYNPERKEDNHNFDTEGADENASNDSTSCSSLLSLNGECPPVDEGICHEYYSVNSCLDSDESGEIACGPRQRKAVDYKKLYDEMYGKDAPPCEQMSEDEDWGPGKRKRREKESDAVNTLMTLHESENKHSDNEKNDRTREGSSGIQIRRSCFRIPLDAVEKLRQVFAENELPPRSVKDSLSKELGLDPEKVSKWFKNARYLALKTRRYQSEGEQLQSFTSKITKDSISQNEEKDELLKSKVSKITVIHSKKDGKNITGKEKNKLSNILLKKRQQKISPPLARENGNKDSMEISNDVKLKKLLKKRKRGVNIIFEGDSQAAELEFERLGKVKMKLDSMKQKLNEVQNCRAKGSNELYLNEPSIIYVPTAQLREKIE, from the exons ATGCGGGAtgtgaataatttaaataacaaaggATCTGGAAAATCTAGTTACTCACAGGAACAGACTAAGTCCAAGCTAGTTTCctcgaaattcaaaacaagtAGCACAAAACGCCAAGAGAAGAAACACAAAGTGAGGTCAAAATCTCATAAACACAGAGCTGGTACAAGCAAATCAAAGAAGACAGTTACACATTCTTCTGTCGAGGCACCACTTGAGgattcttcaaataaaaaagtgattatTAGAAAATATCGGCATAAAACTGATGGGAAATCTTCACAGATGCTGTCTTCAACAAAGCTAGAAGGAGGAAAAAATTCTCATAGTTCTGGAATAGAGGGGAATGATGTTGATGGGGAGGCAAAGATTAAAAAAcgtaagagaagaaagaagaaaagacaaAGGAATAACATAGATGTTGATGATGCTTCACGCTTGCGAAGGAGAACAAGGTACctcttaatcaaaatgaagctAGAGCAGAACCTTATTGATGCTTACTCTGGAGAAGGTTGGAAAGGTCAAAG TCGGGAAAAGATTAGGCCAGAAAAGGAGCTACTACGAGCAAAAAAGcagattttaaaatgtaaacttaGTATTCGCGATGCCATACACCAGCTGGATTCTCTTAGTTCTGTGGGTAGCATTGAAGATTCTGCCATTGCTCCAGATGGATCTGTTTATCATGAAAAT ATATTCTGTGCCAATTGCAAACTACATGAAGCTTTCCCAGATAATGATATTATACTCTGTGATGGCACTTGCAATCGTGCTTTTCACCAGAGATGTCTCAATCCTCCTTTGGATACTGAAAATA TTCCTCCTGGAGATCAAGGCTGGTTTTGCAAGTTTTGTGAATGTAAGATAGAAATACTAGAGGCAACAAATGCCCATCTTGGGACTCAATTCTCCCTAGACAGTAATTGGCAG GATGTATTCAAGGAAGAGGCTGCTATGCCTGATGGTGACATTGCATTACTAAATCCTGAAGAAGAATGGCCATCAGACGATCCTGAAGATGATGATTACAATCCAGAGAGGAAAGAAGACAACCACAACTTTGACACAGAAGGAGCTGATGAAAATGCATCCAATGATTCAACCAGTTGTTCCAGTCTGTTGTCTTTGAATGGCGAATGTCCTCCAGTAGATGAAGGCATCTGTCATGAATATTATTCTGTTAATAGCTGCTTAGATTCTGATGAATCTGGGGAAATAGCATGTGGTCCTAGGCAGCGTAAAGCTGTTGACTACAAGAAACTCTATGAT GAAATGTATGGGAAGGATGCTCCACCTTGTGAACAAATGAGTGAAGATGAAGATTGGGGTCCTggcaaaagaaagagaagagaaaaggagtCAGATGCTGTCAATACTCTTATGACTCTGCATGAAAGTGAGAATAAACATTCTgataatgagaaaaatgatagaacgAGAGAAGGTTCTTCAGGCATACAAATAAGAAGATCTTGTTTCAGGATTCCGCTTGATGCAGTTGAG AAACTTCGCCAAGTTTTTGCAGAGAATGAGCTTCCTCCAAGATCTGTGAAGGACAGCCTTTCGAAAGAGTTGGGACTAGATCCTGAAAAG GTTAGCAAATGGTTCAAAAATGCACGTTACTTAGCACTTAAAACCAGAAGG TATCAATCAGAAGGAGAACAGCTTCAGAGTTTCACTTCTAAGATCACAAAGGATTCTATATCTCAAAACGAGGAGAAAGAtgagcttttgaaatcaaaggTCTCCAAAATTACTGTGATTCATTCCAAGAAGGATGGTAAAAACATCACAggcaaagagaaaaataaattatctaacATTCTTTTGAAGAAAAGGCAACAAAAAATATCTCCACCTTTAGCAAGAGAAAATGGCAACAAG GACTCTATGGAGATCAGTAATGATGTTAAGTTGAAGAAACTgttgaaaaaaaggaaaagaggggtaaatattatatttgaagGAGACTCTCAGGCAGCAGAGTTGGAATTTGAAAGACTCGGCAAAGTAAAGATGAAACTAGATAGCATGaagcaaaaattaaatgaagttcAAAATTGCAGAGCAAAGGGTTCAAATGAACTCTATTTAAATGAACCCTCTATTATATATGTACCCACAGCCCAATTAAGGGAAAagattgaataa
- the LOC114387324 gene encoding protein CHLOROPLAST IMPORT APPARATUS 2-like isoform X1 has product MSSSCRRTCGFNLDFAKSSSTSTLTSPTSSPSSTTTSETTNSPQSIIFRKKPRTLRKRPNQTFNEAATLLSTAHPNLFSTKNLKNPEKFTKPIITEYNDSSEPLLLFRDYENNDNDNDAFSFLLERKRSFQTEPNKAFFSVRENINKPCELSTEVVNCDKLDLESEEFDCESMLDEEIEEGIDGIMRGRTVQKDDTNCTEGHIGLKQRSQSPLYHPSCHCGDGGKFGWVRTLRRVGEDDDTKWWNFCVVDMLQISPRMKHAAAEDLVPATTTTTTKKKAKNKKNKKDLVKELLPEEVAVSQGLLLKLNYDDVRNAWSDRGSPFADGSPGNDVTLSCSSLARDLKSKRKKDRSISSWMEGGVRKKSGLRYKEKKQIRHQFWVVNAHQRPRMKARLS; this is encoded by the exons ATGAGTTCAAGCTGCAGAAGAACCTGTGGATTCAATTTGGACTTCGCCAAATCTTCATCCACATCAACCCTAACTTCACCCACCTCCTCTCCTTCTTCAACAACAACCTCGGAAACCACCAACTCTCCCCAATCAATAATCTTCAGGAAAAAACCTCGAACCCTCCGAAAGCGACCGAATCAAACCTTCAACGAAGCCGCCACACTCCTCTCCACAGCACATCCGAACCTCTTTTCCACTAAAAACCTAAAAAACCCTGAAAAGTTCACGAAACCAATTATAACCGAATATAACGACTCGTCTGAACCTTTATTACTCTTCAGAGATTACGAAAACAACGACAACGACAACGACGCCTTCTCTTTCCTCCTTGAAAGAAAACGTAGTTTCCAAACGGAGCCTAACAAAGCCTTCTTCAGCGTGCGAGAGAATATTAATAAGCCATGCGAACTAAGCACCGAAGTGGTGAATTGCGACAAATTGGATTTGGAGAGTGAAGAGTTCGATTGCGAATCGATGCTCGACGAGGAAATCGAGGAAGGAATCGATGGCATCATGCGGGGAAGAACAGTTCAAAAAGATGATACTAATTGCACTGAGGGTCACATAGGACTGAAACAAAG gtCTCAGTCACCGTTGTATCATCCCTCGTGTCACTGCGGTGATGGAGGAAAGTTCGGTTGGGTGAGGACTCTCCGGCGAGTGGGTGAGGATGATGATACGAAGTGGTGGAATTTTTGTGTGGTTGATATGCTTCAAATCTCGCCGCGGATGAAGCACGCTGCGGCGGAGGATTTGGTTCCGGCAACCACCACGACGACAACGAAGAAGAAGgcaaagaataagaaaaacaagaagGATTTGGTGAAGGAATTATTACCGGAGGAGGTGGCAGTGAGTCAGGGCTTGCTGTTGAAATTGAATTACGACGACGTTCGGAATGCTTGGTCGGACCGGGGGTCGCCGTTCGCCGATGGTTCGCCGGGAAATGACGTCACCCTAAGCTGCTCGTCTCTCGCCCGCGATTTGaaatctaaaagaaaaaag GACAGGTCTATTTCTTCGTGGATGGAGGGAggagtaagaaaaaaaagtgggcTACGCTATAAAGAAAAGAAGCAGATCAGGCATCAGTTTTGGGTAGTCAACGCACATCAACGGCCCAGAATGAAGGCACGATTGAGTTGA
- the LOC114387324 gene encoding protein CHLOROPLAST IMPORT APPARATUS 2-like isoform X2: MSSSCRRTCGFNLDFAKSSSTSTLTSPTSSPSSTTTSETTNSPQSIIFRKKPRTLRKRPNQTFNEAATLLSTAHPNLFSTKNLKNPEKFTKPIITEYNDSSEPLLLFRDYENNDNDNDAFSFLLERKRSFQTEPNKAFFSVRENINKPCELSTEVVNCDKLDLESEEFDCESMLDEEIEEGIDGIMRGRTVQKDDTNCTEGHIGLKQRSQSPLYHPSCHCGDGGKFGWVRTLRRVGEDDDTKWWNFCVVDMLQISPRMKHAAAEDLVPATTTTTTKKKAKNKKNKKDLVKELLPEEVAVSQGLLLKLNYDDVRNAWSDRGSPFADGSPGNDVTLSCSSLARDLKSKRKKVYFFVDGGRSKKKKWATL; the protein is encoded by the exons ATGAGTTCAAGCTGCAGAAGAACCTGTGGATTCAATTTGGACTTCGCCAAATCTTCATCCACATCAACCCTAACTTCACCCACCTCCTCTCCTTCTTCAACAACAACCTCGGAAACCACCAACTCTCCCCAATCAATAATCTTCAGGAAAAAACCTCGAACCCTCCGAAAGCGACCGAATCAAACCTTCAACGAAGCCGCCACACTCCTCTCCACAGCACATCCGAACCTCTTTTCCACTAAAAACCTAAAAAACCCTGAAAAGTTCACGAAACCAATTATAACCGAATATAACGACTCGTCTGAACCTTTATTACTCTTCAGAGATTACGAAAACAACGACAACGACAACGACGCCTTCTCTTTCCTCCTTGAAAGAAAACGTAGTTTCCAAACGGAGCCTAACAAAGCCTTCTTCAGCGTGCGAGAGAATATTAATAAGCCATGCGAACTAAGCACCGAAGTGGTGAATTGCGACAAATTGGATTTGGAGAGTGAAGAGTTCGATTGCGAATCGATGCTCGACGAGGAAATCGAGGAAGGAATCGATGGCATCATGCGGGGAAGAACAGTTCAAAAAGATGATACTAATTGCACTGAGGGTCACATAGGACTGAAACAAAG gtCTCAGTCACCGTTGTATCATCCCTCGTGTCACTGCGGTGATGGAGGAAAGTTCGGTTGGGTGAGGACTCTCCGGCGAGTGGGTGAGGATGATGATACGAAGTGGTGGAATTTTTGTGTGGTTGATATGCTTCAAATCTCGCCGCGGATGAAGCACGCTGCGGCGGAGGATTTGGTTCCGGCAACCACCACGACGACAACGAAGAAGAAGgcaaagaataagaaaaacaagaagGATTTGGTGAAGGAATTATTACCGGAGGAGGTGGCAGTGAGTCAGGGCTTGCTGTTGAAATTGAATTACGACGACGTTCGGAATGCTTGGTCGGACCGGGGGTCGCCGTTCGCCGATGGTTCGCCGGGAAATGACGTCACCCTAAGCTGCTCGTCTCTCGCCCGCGATTTGaaatctaaaagaaaaaag GTCTATTTCTTCGTGGATGGAGGGAggagtaagaaaaaaaagtgggcTACGCTATAA